The stretch of DNA TTTAGCCAATTCAGGGCTATCTCCCTGCGCTTATTCTCAGGCATGGAATTACGCTGTTTTTCTATTTCCTTAAGCCTGTCGCAATTTTCATCATACACGGTTCGTGCATTATCCATATCTCCCTTTACCTGGCCGGAGATAGTGCACCATAAAATCGAAGGTTCTATCGGGTTGATGCTTTCATCATCAGGTGATATTTTTTGCCCAAGGAGGTGCTCCGAAAAGAACTCGGCAGCTGCTTTGGCCATAGGACGGGTATAACGGTGGTCGGAATCATCCTCGAACAACTTAAGATTGTCTTTTTTTCCGTACATCTCCCAAAATCTTCTTGTCCTTTCAACCGTCCTGCGGGTACCTTCAATTGGGAAGAAATCGGATGTTACTGCTAGGACAAGGACAGGTTTCGGAACCATTGAAATCAATATATCTTCATGGTCAAATCCCCTAGCAGTCAACCCCGGCCAGATCTGCTCGGAATCCTGTGGCATATCGGTGTACATATATGTCTGGCGGTTCATGAGAAAGGTTGCCGGTGCTGCTGCAGCTATGCGCGGATCGCACATCATCATGAGAGCAGTCTGGGTACCACCGCCGGAATTCCCTGTCACACCAATTTTTGAAGGATCTACTTCCGGTCGGGTACAGAGGTAATCTATACCCCTCATGGCATCATGGACAAAATACCGGGCGATACCATCTCCCAAGGGCCAGCACTGGCAACCTGCATAGTCATGCTCTATTACTCCCCAGTCTACATTAGTTTTCCCCGTTGCTTTATCGTAATAGCTTAAACGTTCACCCTGACCTATGGGATCCTGTGCCAGCACCACCAGGCCTGCCCTCACAAGGTATCTACATACAACCTGGTACTCATCCGTATGCTTGGCTTGTTTATGGTGACCACAAAGGAAAAGCACAGCACCCCTGGGGGAAGTAATTCCATCCGGTATATATAGATTTGCAGTTACATATGTCCCCGGACGGGATTCAAAAAATACCTTTTCTATTCTGAAGCCATCACAGTCAATTATTCCTGTAATCCTTGGGTTAAGAGGTGTGTCACCTGGGGGCAACCCTCCTATGGACTCGATAAATTTCTCACG from Bacillota bacterium encodes:
- a CDS encoding prolyl oligopeptidase family serine peptidase — its product is MTMQELEKYYENWWIYDFKDQLKRFIYKRSDEAFAQGDIFRDAIKTREELEKRAAYMREKFIESIGGLPPGDTPLNPRITGIIDCDGFRIEKVFFESRPGTYVTANLYIPDGITSPRGAVLFLCGHHKQAKHTDEYQVVCRYLVRAGLVVLAQDPIGQGERLSYYDKATGKTNVDWGVIEHDYAGCQCWPLGDGIARYFVHDAMRGIDYLCTRPEVDPSKIGVTGNSGGGTQTALMMMCDPRIAAAAPATFLMNRQTYMYTDMPQDSEQIWPGLTARGFDHEDILISMVPKPVLVLAVTSDFFPIEGTRRTVERTRRFWEMYGKKDNLKLFEDDSDHRYTRPMAKAAAEFFSEHLLGQKISPDDESINPIEPSILWCTISGQVKGDMDNARTVYDENCDRLKEIEKQRNSMPENKRREIALNWLKEKIYSGRKPCDLNPRRFAVGQVDGLDVQICLWWSQEGIFNCAYLFRNFNFAGKELPLTIAIWDDGTNCLVPHADWIQKTCASGRIVMVLDTSGVGIMSQRQITYAPVQEVLGSIFKLTYDLLWLDDSMAALRTYDVIRAMDAVKVIPGINEDDINLYLSGRHGVYGLFAAVLDKTMLDKRIKNIEVANGIVSFGEWVRSRYYDTHDIMSIVLPGMLKYFDLPDLEKWFYEKAE